GAAAACGAAACTAAAGATGGGACATATGGAGGCTACTCCTCTATTGGCTATGATCATTACATGAACACACCTTCATATAGATCTATCGCATTTGAAGAAATGAGAGCAGGTCAGTTTTTAGCAAATTTTAGACATGGACGAGGTGATTATGCTGGAGTGTCCCCTATAAATAATGATTTAGGTACAATGACAATGCCTGTCGGGTCATTCCCTCCAAATGATTGGGGATTATATGATATGGCTGGTAATGTCAATGAATGGGTAATGGATGTATATAGACCACTAACACCACTCAGCTCAAGTGATTTAAATCCATTTAGAGGCAATCTATATAAAGAAATTCCAAGAGGTGATGATGGATACGTAAGAATGTTGGAAGATTTAGAAGAAGAAGAAGCCCAAGCTCTAGGATTAATGGATGAAAATGGTGAATATATTTATCCTGCTGAACCAGGTTCGATGGTTCTAATCAATGAACAAATTGATGGAAGTGATGATCCTATAGGTGATGAAGATGGAGATGGATTTTCGGATGAAAATCCATATGCTATATATAAGGGACGTGATGTTCCAGGTAAGGAAAGTTACGAATATGAAAATGATAGATCTACGCAATCTGAATCAAGAAATGATGAAAATATAGATGCTTATGATTTTCTTAGTTCCGCAAAAGGAAGTAATCCAAGAACAAGCCCAAAAAGAAATTATAATAGAGCAAATAATATTGACTACAGAGATGGACAAGGATCATTACCATTAGCTCCAGAGTATGCTGGATGGGGGGTTTATGATTACGGAAAAGTTACTCTAATTAATAATTATACAAGAATCTATAAGGGTGGATCATGGCAAGATGATGCATATTGGTTAAGTCCTGGAAGTAAAAGATTCTTAAATGAAGACTTAGCAAGTAGTGATATAGGATTTAGATGTGTAGTTGATCACCTAGGATATGTTTCAGGTGGATATTATAAATTAGGAGAAGAAAAAGATGCAGAACGTACAAAGCAACTTTGGAAATATAAAGATGGTTCATACAATAACAACTTTAATCAATACCTTAATGATTAAAGTTATTACTGTACAATAATAAAAAACCCAAGTATAATAGCTTGGGTTTTTTTTATGCTAAAATGATGTAATGAGTCAAATAAACGAGATATATAAGCTATATAAAGAATGCGATCAAAAAATATCAATTAACTCCAGGTCTAATGATATAAAAAACTCTTTATTTTTTGGTATAAAAGGTGAGAAATTTGATGGTAATTTATTTGCAGAAAAAGCACTAGAAAATGGAGCAAAATATGCAATAAAGGAATCAAATAAAAACTCAGATAATCCTAAAATTATTCATGTAAAAGATACAATTAAAACTCTTCAACTTCTAGCTAAAAAGCATAGGGAAAATTTTAATGTACCAATTATTTCAATAACTGGCAGCAATGGAAAAACAACAACAAAAGACATACTAAATAATTTTTTATCTACAAGATATAACACATGTTGTACTCAAGGAAATTACAATAATCATATTGGAGTTCCATTAACCTTATTGTCATTAGATAATACTCATGATATTGGAATAATTGAAATGGGTGCAAATAGCTTAGGTGAAATAAAGTTACTTTGTCAAATTGCTCAACCTACTAGTGGAATAATTACTAGTATTGGGAAGGCACATCTTGAGGGTTTTGGTAACCTTGAAAATATTATAAAAGCAAAATCGGAACTTTATGAATTCATAATGAAAAAAAATGGCACCCTATTTGTTGACCAACAAAATAAAATACTACTAAAATTAACTAGTAATTACGAAAACAAATACTTTTATAATGCGGTACTAGAATCTAGGAATAAAAAGCAAACAAATGCATCATTATATTTTGAATGTAATCCCTTTATATCGATTCAATGGAAAAAAAATAAAATCAAAACTAAAATTATTGGAAATTACAATGCCAAGAATATTGCAGCAGCAATTAAAATTGCAAATTATTGTAATATAAATGATGAAGAAATATGTTATGTATTGAGAAAATTAGAATTACAAAACAATAGGTCTGAATTTATTAAGACTGACAAAAATGAAATTATTTTAGATGCATATAATGCTAACCCTACTAGTACAACTAAAGCAATAAAAAATTTTATAATTATTAAAGACGACTACCCACTTTTAAAACATACTGTAATAATAGGAGATATGCTGGAACTAGGTGAATATTCGATTAAATATCACCAAGAAATAGTAGATCTATTAATTAATTTAAAAATTAAAAAATGCTATTTAATCGGTCCTATTTTCCAAAAGACTAATTATCCAAAATATTTTAATCATTGTATTTCTGTAGAAGCATGTGAAAAGTTAATTGTAAAAAATAAGATTCTAAATTCATTAATTTTAATTAAAGGATCGCGAAAACTGAAATTAGAGAAATTGAAAAGTTTACTTTAATTAATACTTTTTAAATCTACCACCAGAACCTCTTTTTATATTTTTTTGTTGTGCTCTTTTTTGCTGTCTAGTGAGTTTTTGCTGATTTTGCGTATTTATAGCTTGATTTCTTGAGGGTGCTCGTTCTTCTTTACCCCTAGAGGCATGACCAATTAAATCTGAATTTCTTGAGATACTTTGTGGTTCTGATGAATTACCTTTAGGAAGGTTTGCTTTAAATAAAAATGAAACTGCATCTTTATTAATAATCTCTATCAATTCATTAAATAATTTAAAAGATTCAAATTTATAAATTAACAATGGATCTTTTTGTTCATAGACTGCTCCCTGTACAGACTGCTTTAAATCATCCATTGCTTTCAAATGCTCTTTCCAATTTTTATCTACACATGCTAAAATCACATCTCGAGTAAATGAAGTAATTAGAGAATCTCCTCCGGAATTAATAACCTCATCTATATTACAGACAATACCAATAGTATTTAAGCCATCTGAAAATGGAATTCTAACATTATTAAATTTTGTATTAGACTCGTGCATTCTTTTTATAACAGGGAAAGCCTCTTCTTTAATTCTTAATAGTTTGTCATTGAAAAGATTACGTATTTGATTTGTTAATAATAAACCTTGTTTTTCTATTGAATCATTAATTTTTTGCATATCAATAAAATTAATTACATCTTCATTGGAAAATGTAACAAGAAATTCTGATTTTAATTCATCAATATTTTTTTGGTCTAATTGTTTTTCTAATATAGAATATACAACATCATAAATCATATTTGAAACATCAAGAGATAATCGTTCACCAAAAAGAGCATTTTTTCTTCTTTTATATATTACCTCTCTTTGAGAATTCATAACATCGTCATATTCTAAAAGTCTTTTTCTAATTCCATAATTATTTTCCTCTATCTTTTTTTGGGCTCGCTCTATTGATTTAGTAATCATAGGATGTTGAATTACGTCTCCATCTTTAAATTCGCCTCCAAATCTTTTAGCAAAATTACTATCTATTATTTTTGCAATTCTATCAGAGCCCATAATTCGCATTAAATTATCTTCAAGAGAAACAAAGAATTGAGAAGAACCAGAATCCCCTTGTCTCCCAGATCTACCACGCAATTGCCTATCTACTCTTCTTGAGTCATGACGTTCTGTACCAATAATTGCTAAACCACCTGAACTAATAACTTGATTAGATAACTTGATATCCGTCCCTCTTCCAGCCATATTAGTAGCAATAGTCACAGTACCAGGAATACCGGCCTGAGCAACTATATCAGCTTCCTGCTGATGACGTTTAGCATTTAAAATATTATGTTTGATTTTTAAACCACTTAATAATCGACTTATTTTCTCTGAAATATCTACAGAAGTAGTCCCAACTAAAACCGGTCTGTTATTGTCTGTCAAGGCGACAATTTCGTCAATAACTGCTTTATATTTTTCTCTATTTGTTTTATAAACACAATCTTCTTTATCCTTTCTAATTACAGGCTTATTTGTAGGAATAGAAACAACATCCAGTTTATAAATATCCCATAACTCACCTGCCTCAGTTTCAGCAGTTCCAGTCATTCCAGAAAGCTTTTTATACATTCTAAAATAATTCTGCAAAGAAATAGATGCTAATGTTTGAGTTGCATCTTCTATTTTACAGTTTTCCTTAGCTTCGATAGCCTGATGAAGACCATCTGAATATCTCCTTCCTTCCATAATTCTACCAGTTTGCTCATCAACAATTTTGACTTTTTCATCTACCACAACATAATCAACATCCTTGTCAAATAAACTATAAGCCTTTAAAAGTTGTGTCATAGTATGCATACGCTCACTTTTTATTGCATAGTTTCTAATAATTTCATCTTTTGCATTTGCATCAGTAACTTCTCCTAACTCAACATTAATATCTGGTAATAGAAAAAAATCAGGATCTCCATATAAACCAGCTAAAAATTCTAACCCCTTATCACTTAGTTCTATTCCCTTTGTTTTTTCTTCGATAGTGAAATATAATTGATCATCAATAATATGCATATTTTTGCTTTGTTCTTGCATGTAAAAGTTTTCAGTTTTTTGCAATAAGGTTTTCATACCATCTTCACTCAAAAACTTTATTAGCGCAGGTGTTTTCGGAAGTCCTCTATGAGCACGGAATAAATTAACTCCACCATCTTTTTCATTATTATCTTTAATTTTTGATTTAGCTAAAATCAACTCACTATTAACAAGCTTCCTTTGTTCTTTGACTAATGCATCAACTGTTGACTTTAAACTTTGAAACTCCTGTTTAGTTTCTCGTTGCACTGCACCAGAAATAATAAGGGGAGTTCGAGCATCATCAATCAATACAGAGTCAACTTCATCAATAATTGCAAAATATGGATTCCTTTGAACTAAGTTTTTAACATCGTGAGACATATTATCCCGCAAATAATCAAAACCAAACTCATTGTTTGTTCCATATGTAACGTCACATTGATAAGCTTCTCTTCTATCATTAGAATTAGGTTGATACTTATCAATGCAATCAACAGTTAAGCCATGAAATTCAAATAATGGCCCCATCCATTCTGAGTCTCTTTTTGCTAAGTAGTCGTTAACTGTTACTACATGAACTCCGAGTCCTGTTAGAGCATTTAAATAAATCGGTAATGTTGCAACTAAAGTTTTACCTTCTCCTGTTTGCATTTCAGCAATTTTACCTTGATGTAAAACTAATCCACCTATCAATTGAACATCATAATGTATCATATCCCACTTCTTCATCACTCCACCAGAAACCCAGGATGTATTCCAGATAGCTTGATTTTTTTCAATCTTAATATGATCCGAATTCTGGCTTAGTAAAACATCATTGTCAGTTGCTTCTACCGTAATTGATTCATTTTCTGTAAAGCGTTTAGCAGTTTCCTTAATAACAGCAAAAGCCTCCTCCTTGATTGAATTTAAAACCTTTACAATTATTTCATCTTTTTCTACATTTAATTGATCTATCTGACTGTATATATCTTCTTTTATATCGGTATTTTCCTGCGCTTCTATTTCTTTTTTCAAGTCTTTTATTCTTAAATCAATAGGTTTCAACGAATCACTAATTGTAATTTTAAATTCAATTGTTTTTTTTCTTAAATCATCATAAGATAGAGATGTAAAATCATTTCCAAAGCTTAGTGTTTTATTTAAACCTGGAGACAACTCTTTCATATCTCTTTGAGATTTTGTACCAAAAAGGTTTAAGATGGTTGATAAAATGCTCATTTAAATTTTGTGTGAATAATATATACTAATACTCCTCTTCGTTCCAAAGAAAATCATCAGAGGACGGATAATCTGGCCAAACTTCTTCAATGGAATCATAACTTTCGCCTTCATCTTCCATTGACTGTAGGTTTTCAACCACTTCCAATGGTGCACCAGATCTTATTGCGTAATCAATCAATTCATCCTTGGTCGCTGGCCAAGGGGCATCACTTAAATAAGAAGCTAATTCTAAAGTCCAATATGACATATCTATTCAATATTCATTTAATATTGCAAATATAATTTTTTTAGTTAGAAATCAAAATTGTATTAACAATGCCATTTGATTTCTTTGATGTTTTTTATATTACCAATTTTTCTTGATAAAACAAATAAATAATCTGAAAGACGATTCATAAAAGTTATAATATTTGGGTCAACATTTATTGTTAAATTTAATTGTGTAATTCTTCGTTCAGCTCTTCTACAAACAGAACGTGCTATTTGCGCATAAGAACTCCAACGATCACCACCAGGTAATATAAAGGAAGTTAACGGCGGTAAATCTTTATCAATATTATCTATATATATTTCTATTTTTTCTATAGATTTATTAGTAATAGTCATATTAAGACGAGGCTGAGATTTAGATGCTAAAGAGGCGCCTATTATAAATAAATTGTTTTGAATATCAATTAATTCATCTTGATGTGTATTCATTTTAACATGATCGAATGATCTTAAAAGCCCTAAATAAGAATTTAACTCATCAACAGTACCATATGCCTCAATCCTCACATGGTGTTTGTCAATATTTTTTTCACCAATTATAGAGGTTTTACCTAAGTCTCCTTTTTTAGTATAAATTTTCATTACCTAGATAAATTTAAATTAAAAAATGGTGCGGATAGAGGGAGTCGAACCCACACACCTTTCGGCACTAGATCCTAAATCTAGCGTGTCTACCAGTTCCACCATATCCGCATTCATCATTTTATATATGCGAATATACAAAACTATATATACTAATTAATATATATAATTATTCAAAATGATTATTATTATATAGATTTGTTAAATCTTTATTCAAATTTGCGTTATTATGAACTTAGAAATTGAACCAAATAAAATTGCAACAAAAGACTTACACAAATACCTTCTTTCA
This sequence is a window from Flavobacteriales bacterium TMED191. Protein-coding genes within it:
- a CDS encoding DUF2795 domain-containing protein, whose protein sequence is MSYWTLELASYLSDAPWPATKDELIDYAIRSGAPLEVVENLQSMEDEGESYDSIEEVWPDYPSSDDFLWNEEEY
- a CDS encoding UDP-N-acetylmuramoyl-tripeptide--D-alanyl-D-alanine ligase; amino-acid sequence: MSQINEIYKLYKECDQKISINSRSNDIKNSLFFGIKGEKFDGNLFAEKALENGAKYAIKESNKNSDNPKIIHVKDTIKTLQLLAKKHRENFNVPIISITGSNGKTTTKDILNNFLSTRYNTCCTQGNYNNHIGVPLTLLSLDNTHDIGIIEMGANSLGEIKLLCQIAQPTSGIITSIGKAHLEGFGNLENIIKAKSELYEFIMKKNGTLFVDQQNKILLKLTSNYENKYFYNAVLESRNKKQTNASLYFECNPFISIQWKKNKIKTKIIGNYNAKNIAAAIKIANYCNINDEEICYVLRKLELQNNRSEFIKTDKNEIILDAYNANPTSTTKAIKNFIIIKDDYPLLKHTVIIGDMLELGEYSIKYHQEIVDLLINLKIKKCYLIGPIFQKTNYPKYFNHCISVEACEKLIVKNKILNSLILIKGSRKLKLEKLKSLL
- the secA gene encoding preprotein translocase subunit SecA translates to MSILSTILNLFGTKSQRDMKELSPGLNKTLSFGNDFTSLSYDDLRKKTIEFKITISDSLKPIDLRIKDLKKEIEAQENTDIKEDIYSQIDQLNVEKDEIIVKVLNSIKEEAFAVIKETAKRFTENESITVEATDNDVLLSQNSDHIKIEKNQAIWNTSWVSGGVMKKWDMIHYDVQLIGGLVLHQGKIAEMQTGEGKTLVATLPIYLNALTGLGVHVVTVNDYLAKRDSEWMGPLFEFHGLTVDCIDKYQPNSNDRREAYQCDVTYGTNNEFGFDYLRDNMSHDVKNLVQRNPYFAIIDEVDSVLIDDARTPLIISGAVQRETKQEFQSLKSTVDALVKEQRKLVNSELILAKSKIKDNNEKDGGVNLFRAHRGLPKTPALIKFLSEDGMKTLLQKTENFYMQEQSKNMHIIDDQLYFTIEEKTKGIELSDKGLEFLAGLYGDPDFFLLPDINVELGEVTDANAKDEIIRNYAIKSERMHTMTQLLKAYSLFDKDVDYVVVDEKVKIVDEQTGRIMEGRRYSDGLHQAIEAKENCKIEDATQTLASISLQNYFRMYKKLSGMTGTAETEAGELWDIYKLDVVSIPTNKPVIRKDKEDCVYKTNREKYKAVIDEIVALTDNNRPVLVGTTSVDISEKISRLLSGLKIKHNILNAKRHQQEADIVAQAGIPGTVTIATNMAGRGTDIKLSNQVISSGGLAIIGTERHDSRRVDRQLRGRSGRQGDSGSSQFFVSLEDNLMRIMGSDRIAKIIDSNFAKRFGGEFKDGDVIQHPMITKSIERAQKKIEENNYGIRKRLLEYDDVMNSQREVIYKRRKNALFGERLSLDVSNMIYDVVYSILEKQLDQKNIDELKSEFLVTFSNEDVINFIDMQKINDSIEKQGLLLTNQIRNLFNDKLLRIKEEAFPVIKRMHESNTKFNNVRIPFSDGLNTIGIVCNIDEVINSGGDSLITSFTRDVILACVDKNWKEHLKAMDDLKQSVQGAVYEQKDPLLIYKFESFKLFNELIEIINKDAVSFLFKANLPKGNSSEPQSISRNSDLIGHASRGKEERAPSRNQAINTQNQQKLTRQQKRAQQKNIKRGSGGRFKKY
- a CDS encoding cob(I)yrinic acid a,c-diamide adenosyltransferase, with translation MKIYTKKGDLGKTSIIGEKNIDKHHVRIEAYGTVDELNSYLGLLRSFDHVKMNTHQDELIDIQNNLFIIGASLASKSQPRLNMTITNKSIEKIEIYIDNIDKDLPPLTSFILPGGDRWSSYAQIARSVCRRAERRITQLNLTINVDPNIITFMNRLSDYLFVLSRKIGNIKNIKEIKWHC